A genomic region of Mus musculus strain C57BL/6J chromosome 7, GRCm38.p6 C57BL/6J contains the following coding sequences:
- the Tmem160 gene encoding transmembrane protein 160, with protein MGGGWWWARVARLARLRFRGSLQPPQRPRSGGARGSFAPGHGPRAGASPPPVSELDRADAWLLRKAHETAFLSWFRNGLLSSGIGVISFMQSDMGREAAYGFFLLGGLCVVWGGASYAVGLAALRGPMQLSLAGAAAGVGAVLAASLLWACAVGLYMGQLELDVELVPEDDGAASTEGPDEAGRPPPE; from the exons ATGGGAGGCGGCTGGTGGTGGGCTCGGGTCGCGCGCCTGGCCCGCCTGCGCTTCCGGGGGTCTCTGCAGCCTCCTCAGCGGCCCCGCAGCGGGGGCGCGCGCGGGTCCTTCGCCCCGGGCCACGGGCCACGCGCGGGAGCGTCGCCGCCTCCAGTGTCCGAGCTGGATCGCGCGGACGCTTGGCTCCTCCGCAAGGCACATGAGACAG CTTTTCTCTCCTGGTTCCGAAATGGACTTCTGTCATCCGGCATTGGGGTCATCTCCTTCATGCAGAGTGACATGGGCCGGGAAGCTGCCTATG GCTTCTTCCTGCTGGGTGGCCTGTGCGTGGTGTGGGGCGGAGCCTCCTATGCGGTGGGTCTGGCAGCGCTGCGGGGACCCATGCAACTGTCGCTTGCTGGTGCTGCCGCTGGTGTGGGGGCAGTGTTGGCTGCCAGTCTGCTCTGGGCTTGTGCAGTAGGTCTCTACATGGGCCAGTTGGAACTGGACGTGGAACTGGTGCCTGAGGATGATGGGGCAGCCAGTACAGAAGGCCCAGATGAAGCGGGCAGGCCACCCCCTGAGTAA
- the Tmem160 gene encoding transmembrane protein 160 isoform X1 — MRQGERGSRKQGLLMQSSIPQLPAAFLSWFRNGLLSSGIGVISFMQSDMGREAAYGFFLLGGLCVVWGGASYAVGLAALRGPMQLSLAGAAAGVGAVLAASLLWACAVGLYMGQLELDVELVPEDDGAASTEGPDEAGRPPPE; from the exons ATGAGACAG GGTGAGAGGGGATCTAGGAAGCAGGGCTTGCTGATGCAGAGCTCCATCCCCCAACTCCCCGCAGCTTTTCTCTCCTGGTTCCGAAATGGACTTCTGTCATCCGGCATTGGGGTCATCTCCTTCATGCAGAGTGACATGGGCCGGGAAGCTGCCTATG GCTTCTTCCTGCTGGGTGGCCTGTGCGTGGTGTGGGGCGGAGCCTCCTATGCGGTGGGTCTGGCAGCGCTGCGGGGACCCATGCAACTGTCGCTTGCTGGTGCTGCCGCTGGTGTGGGGGCAGTGTTGGCTGCCAGTCTGCTCTGGGCTTGTGCAGTAGGTCTCTACATGGGCCAGTTGGAACTGGACGTGGAACTGGTGCCTGAGGATGATGGGGCAGCCAGTACAGAAGGCCCAGATGAAGCGGGCAGGCCACCCCCTGAGTAA